tcaAAGAAGGGAAGACAATAAAAattatctccatcaaaatggaagAGAAATCTATAACCTGACAATACACACTGTTATCTAACATGGTTTCATGAGAAAAACATTTCACACTGAAAAAGAGGGTACCCACAAGATTGTGATACATCTTGAGGGAGGAAATGCAGcacatgcttttatttttcagatcCAGGATTAAAACCACCATGGGGTTTTACTTATAGAATGGTTAGATATTCAGTTACATCAttttttcttgtatgttcatgagcaaaGGTTCTTGTCTTGTAACAATTGCCCATTGTATTTAGGTGTTTCATAAGACCTGGGTTATAATTATGATTACGGTACTAAGCAACTGACACTTTTGAGAATGGTTAAGTGAGAGGAAACACCCCTTGTGAACATTGGGCTAAGCAACTGTAGCACAGAAGGCTGTGTTTTATCAGGGCACAGTGAGGGAAATAGCTGTGTCTCAGCCTTTTTTCAACATAGTAAGCATGCAAGAGGTGTTAGGTGAGTATTCTTGGTtaggaacagatttttttttttgactcaatGCTTTTTAGATAAGTATATGTCTACCTCCCCTCCTGctgaagattaaaaacaaaacaaaaacaaaaccattttaaGTGCAGTGGGTCTGAAGATTCACCCTTCCTTCTTTGTGGTATGTAAAGATTCTGGAGAAACTCTGCTAGTAACTTCCACAATTGTTTCCCATTTCTGCAATTGCTGGGTTTCTTTCATTGAAATGTTGTTTAGTTGGGTCACAAAGCTTCTTTTGCATTTTTGATAGAGGGTTAAACTATGGAAACAGTTTGATACTATATCCTAGGTAGCTAAAATTGGCTTCAAGCCACAACAATCATGTCTCAGCTCCTTGAGTTGTGTGGGTAAATGCAtaagcaaacacacaaagaatTTGTACTCTTCATCTTTTAGGAAAAATTGACTctgttggggaaaaaaataaccTGCTTCCTTAGTGAAAAATTAATTTGGCTTCTGAATACAGGAGGTAAGTCATTTTAAATCAGtaagaaagcattttattttgtgATCCGAGTTCACACCCAACTTGGAAACAAATTTAAAGGTGATACATTAGAAGCTCAGGAACCAGAGAATGAAAATAGTACATTGACATTTTGCTAATAATCTCTTTTTGAAGATGTAATTTTATTTGGAAGTGAAGTAAAACTCTTCCAAAATGTAATCTTTAGTTGCACATGAAAGGAGGCATATTCATGGTGGTATGATATTAAACAAAATGTTTAATTTCTATTTCTCCAGAAATCTTCAAGTAATGGCCACTGGGAATCATTCTGCAGcagttgtgtttgttttggtggGATTAACACAGCAGCCTGAGCTCCTGCTGCCCCTCTTCATTCTGTTCCTGGGCATCTATGTGGTGACAGCAGTGGGGAACCTGGGCATGATCCTGCTCATCACAGTCAGCCCACTGCTGCATACTCCCATGTACTATTTCCTCAGCAGCTTATCCTTTGTTGATCTCTCCTATTCCACTGTCATTACACCCAAAATGCTGGTGAACTTTCTTGGGAAGAAAAATTTCATCACTTATTCGGAGTGCATGgctcagttctttttctttgcgGTCTTTGTGGTCACTGAGGGTTACCTCCTGACTGTTATGGCGTATGATCACTACGTGGCCATCTGCAGACCATTGCTGTATAATGTGATGATGTCCTCTAAACACTGCTTACTGTTAGTGCTAGTTGCCTTCACCCTAGGCCTTTTTTCTGCTGTAGTACACACAAGTGCTATGATGAGTCTGAACTTCTGTAAAACCTACATCATAAGTCATTACTTCTGTGATGCTCTTCCTCTCCTCAAACTTTCCTGCTCTAACACACATCTCAATGAGCTTCTCATATTTATTATTGGAGGGATCAACACCTTGGTGCCCACCCTAGCTGTTGCCATTTCCTATGTCTTCATCTTCTGCAGCATCCGTCACATCAAGTCATCAAAGAGCAGGTCCAAAGCCTTTGGAACCTGCAGCTCTCATCTCATGGCTGTGGGGATCTTCTTTGGGTCTATCACTTTCATGTATTTAAAGCCTTCTTCAAGTAACTCTCTGGAGCAAGAGAAGGTGTCTTCTGTGTTCTACACCACAGTGATCCCCATGCTGAACCCATTAATATACAGTTTGAGGAACAAAGATGTGAAGAAAGCACTGGGCAGATTCTCTGTAAGAAGATAAGTCTTACTTTTTGCAAATATTACAAAGTAGAAGTGAATAGTGCTAATGAAACTATAATCTATATACTTTGATCTCTTGCAATATACAGGGTATATATATTTAGGGTGCTAGGTTTAATCTCAAAGCACCCTGCATTTTGCACAATCCTTATACCATGGGGCAACatttagcattcattttttttaatgcagtgcTTTATCATGTATCATTGATTTTTTTCgagtaaaatggaaaataattttataaacagGTATTAGAGCTTTGATAGGAAAATTGGTGTTTCtctgttatataaataaaataataattcagatttttctctagcctttattttctcttcctaaTATCCAATAGTTACATATTGAACCCTCTCTATATCCATAGTTCTATGACTGTAGGAAGGGTTGTGGTCAAATAAACCTTTCCATGATACACGAATAACTGTGAGTGGGTCTGTGCCTTGCTCAGGAGAAGTAGGCACATCTTTTGATTCATGATTACAATGACTATTTCATATTTGAAAGATATAATTTTACCACCTTTTCCCTATCTTCTAgctcttatatttctttcttttttctcatcatCTGCAATGTTTCTTAGGCCTTAGAGGGGATGGTAGTACAAATGAGTTGTTTAGACATAAGACTTTTTCTATCATTTATTCTCAGCATCATAGGTAGCCCCCGAGTCTCTATTGACCATTGTTAAGTGTAAATGGAAGCTTTTCTTTAGTGTTGAGATTAGCTTTTGACCAAGGATGTTAACAAGTATTTATAATGTAGTTTGGATGTTTGTTCACTCAGATAATCAACAGGAGTAATTCCCATCACAGAATTATCTATAGACTATTGATGGAATCTGAAGGAGGAGAACAACTATCTTCATCTGTGTCACCACAGTGCTCACAAGTCTCCAACACATAGTTCTAACCCATAAGAGACAGATATTCCTGGCCAAAATCAGGGACAAAGACATGTATAGTAGAGAGTATAAAAAAGAGATTAACATGGATAATgatgaaaaggaaagaacagaggaAGCACCAAAGAAGGGGGAAGATGAAAGGGTCTGAATTTAAGAACAACCAAAGTGCATGATACacatgtatgaaactgtcaaagtacaatttttttttctcaaaggaaaACTTGTAATGTGAGAAGAGGTGGTTTGCTCACTAATGCGTATTGTTTATAAACATGGAACTGGGTTGTGgatccattcattcatctgtgACAGGAATAatgcacaagaaaatcaaaagaaaatcagAACATAACAGTTGCAGAAAAGATTGGCAGTTTCTTCAGTCTGCAGTATgacttaattttctattttcctcttcAAAATATTGAAGATCCCTGATTTCCACCTGGTCCTGACTCTCCTGAGTCAATAACTCCTTATGCTAAGACAGGTTAAAGGAAGCTTGTATACAGCCCAACATGCTTTACTATAAGtatacatttttattgaattagCTATGAAATAAGAAATGCCCTGGGAGtgtaaaaatgattaaagaaaggAAACACTTAGTTTTAATTGCAGATGACATAATAGCTTATCCCCAAATCCCTAGATAATAAATGACAAAACAAGCCTAAGACTTGAGTAAGTTATAGAGAGATAAACTAATTGGCAGAATTCAGAAGGAAATATGAGAAGCTACAAAGCAGAAATTCCACTGCAAAGCAATGAGGAGATAAGAAAATACATGTAGATGCATTGAAAATGAGGAATAAAGAATTTTTATGGGAGAAACTGTTTAAAATTCCCCAAACTTGAACTTGTGAAAACTTTGTACTTGTATAGAATGACTCAATATTTAGAAATAATAGTAATTTTTTCCAATTAGTTTATAAATTTGAAAAAACACTAACAAAAACCCCATATTAGTCTTTCTGGTTCTAGGCATTCATTTTTTACTTTAGGGAAGCATTCATAAACAAATTTATTCATGGAAGTTGAAATACATGAAGCTTCACagatttaagaaaaaacaaagattACTGTTGacacataaattaaataatgGTTGCTGCAGAGAAAACCACAAATATTTGATTGTATCTTGTAAATCTTCTTTTGAAGTCTGCACATCTATAGTAGTTGATTTCCACAGTGTCACAGTGAACTGGCAATTAGCATTTCTATCATTTCATATAAGTAGACATTTTATTAATATGTGCTTATCTTCTCTCTATTCTGAATAATCATTTAAATGTTTATCAATACATCCAATTTATTGTTTAGAATACTGTTTTATGGACTTTTGGCAATATATTTACTTAATAATTAGTAATCACTCAGGGTGTTTTAATTGTTACAAAGAGAGTTGCTATCAGTTCCATTCtgtatagatgatagatagataggtagatagatagatagatagatagatcgatcgatcgatcgatagatagatagatagatagatagataggtaggtaggtaggtagatagatagataaaaaaatCTAACTGCAATACTTGTAAATTCTGTGAAGAGAGTTCTTATATATTCACCAATCTGACAACCTGTTTCTGAGTGAGATTAATTTTGAGCATGAATGAGAGTTAAATTGGTTTACTTTTAATGCTGAAAGAtgatttcatgtttattttagctTTACTAATTTTAATGTATTCATATTTTATGTCTTTTAGTTTGCTTTCCTCAgtgataaaagataaaaataaatgtgttttcatGTACTTAGTGTTCACATTTCATCCTACAATTGTAGGATGTAGATATCCTGTAGATAGCACTGATTAAGAATAAAATCAGGAAAGTGTTCACTTACTAGACCCCACTGATATCAGCTGAACCATTGTCTATTGatgacttcttctttttttttttttttgaagagtgatatggaatatatatatatacatatatatatattagatattagatattttctttatttacatttcaaatgctatcctgaaagttctctataccctccccctcgccctgcaccctacccactcactcccacttcttggccctggcatgcccctgtactggggcatataaagcttgcaagaccaaggggcctctcttcccaatgatggctgactaggccatcttctgctacatatgcagctagagccacgagctttgggggtactggttagttcatattgttgttcaacctatagggttgcagaccccttcagctccttgggtgctttctttagcttctcctttgggggctctgtgttccatagtatagatgactgtgagcatccacttctgtatttgcaagaccccgccaggggatccatcccataatcagccaccaatcccagacactattgcatatgctagtaagattttgctgaagggaccttgatatagctgtctcgtatgcgGCTATTGAAGACTTCTTATAATTAAGGTTGATTAAGATTTATTCTCAGAGGGAGCCAACTCGTGTTCTGGGTCCCTCGGAGACCAGTCTGCGCAGGTCAGCTAGCAGACTGTGTAGGGTGAGCAAGTGgtctgcagaagtgacacagcttctgggacataacccccttttcaggctccagacatctgggcacctttcctgccagaggagaggtgtccacctggtaaggctctgactgccagagcaggtgagggagccatcttgtatcctgggtccctCGGAGAtcagtctgcaca
This portion of the Mus musculus strain C57BL/6J chromosome 9, GRCm38.p6 C57BL/6J genome encodes:
- the Olfr930 gene encoding olfactory receptor 930 encodes the protein MATGNHSAAVVFVLVGLTQQPELLLPLFILFLGIYVVTAVGNLGMILLITVSPLLHTPMYYFLSSLSFVDLSYSTVITPKMLVNFLGKKNFITYSECMAQFFFFAVFVVTEGYLLTVMAYDHYVAICRPLLYNVMMSSKHCLLLVLVAFTLGLFSAVVHTSAMMSLNFCKTYIISHYFCDALPLLKLSCSNTHLNELLIFIIGGINTLVPTLAVAISYVFIFCSIRHIKSSKSRSKAFGTCSSHLMAVGIFFGSITFMYLKPSSSNSLEQEKVSSVFYTTVIPMLNPLIYSLRNKDVKKALGRFSVRR